The stretch of DNA GTATTTTGCGCAAGGACAGATTCGCAAAGTGGGTGCCGTGTTAAGGCACCGGGAGATCGGTTTTTCCGCTAATGCGTTATGTGTCTGGCAAGTGCCGGAAGAACGCCTGGAAGAGGTGGGCCGGCAAGCGGCCGAATGCAGCTACATTTCGCACAGCTACTCCCGTGAGCCGGGGATGGACTGGCCCTATAATTTTTACACCATGGTGCATGCCCACAGTCAGGAAGAATGCCGGACACTGGTGGAGGCTTTTGCGGCCGAGAACGGGCTGGACGTGTATGTGATGCTGTTCAGTACAAAGGAATGGAAGAAAACAAGTATGCGTTATTTCCAGGAGGAGTTGTAGAAACCCCTATAGCTTCGCAGCAGGTCTGCCGCGGCGATTTGTGTAGAAAAATGAAATAAAATAGTGGACATTCTGGCGGACAGCATGTATCATAGATATTGACTTTCTTTAAAGGTGATAATACAGTGAAAAAAACAATGTTTGATATTGTACAAAATGATTTGGTCACCCTGGAAACGGAACTTCTTTCTGTGGTACAATCGCCGGTGAAGTTAATTTCCGATATTGGCACCCATCTGACTCAGGCCGGCGGAAAACGGCTGCGACCAGCTTTGTATTTATTGTGTGCCAAGAGCAGAGCCGAGGCGGATACGGCAGAACGGGCCATTCCTATGGCAGTGGCAATTGAACTCATACATATGGCAACCTTGGTACATGATGACGTTATTGATGAAGCGGCTACCCGTCGTGGTCAGATCACGGCCAATGCGCGCTGGGGAAATCATTCCTCTGTTTTGGCCGGTGACTATCTGTTCGCTAAAGCATTTTCCCTGATTTCCGGCCTTGTTAATAACAATATGTTGAAGATCTTGGCGGAAGTCATTTGCTCCATGTGTGAAGGTGAAATTATCCAGAATAAGGATATCTATAATCCGCAGCAAACCGAAGCGGAATATCTGGTGCGGATTGCCAAAAAGACGGCTGACTTTTTGGCGGCCAGTTGTGTGCTGGGAGGTATGACGGCAGAGATCACCGAGACGGAGTTGGCGGCGCTACGCTGCTATGGCTACAGTCTGGGTATGGCTTTTCAGATTACCGACGACATTTTGGATGTTACCGCCTCTTCCGAGCAGCTTGGTAAACCGGCGGGCAATGATCTTCGTCAGGGGATTGTGACGCTGCCGGTGATTTATGCCCTGCAGCATAGTGCGGATCAGGAGGAACTGCGCTCCATTGTAACCGAACGTAATATGTTGGACGGTCAGGTAGCGCGGGGGTTGGAAATCATTCATGGGACAAAGGCGGTTGAATATTGCTATAGCCGGGTGGATGATTATTTAAATGAGGCTCGGCAATGCCTGCCGGTTTCTTTACCGGAAGAAATCCGGACAACGTTGGTCACTATTGCCAATTATGTCGGCTTACGCAATTATTGATGGAATTATAATATTATCTGGCGATGAACCGGTAAATGGACTGATGACAGGCTTTGGCGCCGCAGAGCTTACCAGTTATTATATAGGCAACGGGGTATACTACAGGAGACGTTTAACGTCTCTGTTTTTCTATTAGGTTGTTTTTTAGAGTAGGAATAGGTATAATGAGTCTGTGTGAATAAAGTCGGAAGGTGATATGACAATGTTTAATATTGGTATGACCGAATTAATATTAATCCTGGTTATTGCTCTTGTCGTATTTGGTCCCGGAAAACTGCCGGAGGTAGGCAAAGCGCTGGGTAAAGGGATTCAGGAATTCCGCAAGGCAACGAGCGGTGAATTGACGAAAGAAGAAACAAAACCGGAAGTCAAAGCTGAAGAAAAAAAGTGAGGCAGCTTGTATGACTAGTATAGAGAGCAAAGAGGAGGAAACAACGGTTGTTTCCTCCAATATCGGTGAAATGTCACTGGTTGATCATTTGCAGGAACTCCGCAAGCGGATTATTATCAGCCTCATTGCGGTTGGCATTACAAGTACAGTGAGTTATTTTTATGCCGAAAAATTAGTGAACTTTATTGCTGCTCCTGCCGGTAAATTGTATTTTATGAACCCGGCAGAAGTTTTTTTTACTTATCTTAAAGTTTCTTTTTTCGCCGGTTTTTTGGCGGCGTTGCCGGTGGTGCTGTACCAGCTATGGGCTTTTATTGTACCGGCCCTTACCCGGACCGAGCGGGCGCTGTCCTTTATTTTGATCCCGTCATCGGTGGTACTTTTTTTTGCCGGTGTGGTTTTTTCTTATTTTTTTGCTTTGCCGGCGGGACTGAATTTTTTCCTGGGTTTTGCCACGGAGAATTTACAGCCCATGTTTTCTCTGGGTGAATATCTATCTTTTGTTATTTCCTTTTTGCTGCCCTTTGGCTTTGTTTTTGAGCTTCCCTTATTTATTCTAGTATTGGCGAAACTGGGTATCATCGGGTCCGCCTTTTTAAAGGCTAAACGCAAGGTCGTTTTAGTACTGGTTTTTGTAATCGGTGCGGTTATTTCGCCGACGCCGGATGTATTTTCCCAGACGATGATTGCCGTACCCATGCTGCTTTTATATGAATTAAGCATTTTTATGGTCAAATATTTGCTGCGTAAATAAGACAATCTAGGGCGTGCCTTCAAATTAACGGAATGGTCCATGACGAGAGATTTTTGGGTCAGACGAATTAAAATTTTGCAGGAATAGCGGTCCCTATTTCAAAAAAATTTAATGAAGTATGGCGCAAAAAGCGCCGTCAAGGAGCGTTTCGGATAGTTTGAAGACACGCCCTATATACGATATATACGAGGGATTCATGGAAAGGATGAGCTTATGGCTTTTACCGACTTAAGAGAGTTTATCGAAGCCCTGGAGAAGCGGGGCTGGCTCAAGCGCATTACACAAAGCGTGGATGCCGATTTGGAGATTACCGAAATTACCGACCGGGTCTCCAAAATGAAGGATGATAAAAATGTTGCTCTTCTGTTTGAAAATGTGAAGGGTTATGATATGCCTGTATTGATGAACGCCTTCGGCAGTATGGAACGGATGGCGCTGGCTTTTGGCGTCGAGAAGGTGGACGATATTGCCGACGAAATTCGCAACATTTTAAAACTACCGCATATTTCCCTGCAAAATAAACTTGACTTGGTAAAGATTATTCCCACCGCCAAGCGGGCGATTAATTTTCCGAAATATGTGAAATCAGCGCCCTGCAAAGAGGTCATTATTAAAGACCGGCCATCGCTGGCCAAGTTTCCCATACTCAAGTGCTGGCCGGGGGACGCCGGGAAATTTATTACCCTGCCGCTGGTTTTTACGAAAAATCCGCTAAACGGCAAACGGAACGTTGGCATGTACCGTCTGCAGGTATTTGACGATAATACGACAGGTATGCACTGGCATATACATAAAAACGGCGCCGAAAATTACCGGGCCTACCGGGAAAAAGGACTGGACCGCATTGAAGTGGCAGTGGCTATCGGCGGTGACCCGACGCTGACCTATGCCGCGACGGCACCGCTGCCTAAAGATATTGACGAAATGGTTTTCGCCGGTTTTTTACGGAAAAAATCGGTGGAAATGATTAAATGTGAAACGGTAGATGTGGAAGTTCCCGCTCAGTCGGAAATCGTACTGGAGGGG from Propionispora vibrioides encodes:
- the ahbB gene encoding siroheme decarboxylase subunit beta translates to MLDALDKKIIALMQNDLPVVAEPYRDIAGQLGITEEELLRRLNQYFAQGQIRKVGAVLRHREIGFSANALCVWQVPEERLEEVGRQAAECSYISHSYSREPGMDWPYNFYTMVHAHSQEECRTLVEAFAAENGLDVYVMLFSTKEWKKTSMRYFQEEL
- a CDS encoding menaquinone biosynthesis decarboxylase, producing MAFTDLREFIEALEKRGWLKRITQSVDADLEITEITDRVSKMKDDKNVALLFENVKGYDMPVLMNAFGSMERMALAFGVEKVDDIADEIRNILKLPHISLQNKLDLVKIIPTAKRAINFPKYVKSAPCKEVIIKDRPSLAKFPILKCWPGDAGKFITLPLVFTKNPLNGKRNVGMYRLQVFDDNTTGMHWHIHKNGAENYRAYREKGLDRIEVAVAIGGDPTLTYAATAPLPKDIDEMVFAGFLRKKSVEMIKCETVDVEVPAQSEIVLEGYVKIDEVRREGPFGDHTGYYSLADDYPVFHIICITHRKNPIYPATVVGKPPMEDCYLAKATERIFLPLLQAQLPEIIDINLPLEGVFHNCAVVSIKKSYPQHAKKVMHAIWGMGQMMFTKMVIVVDSHVNVQDMSEVWWRVFNNIDARRDIVMVDGPLDVLDHSSPMPNWGTKVGIDATKTWPEEGNHREWPDEIVMSDEIKRLVDAKWKDLGLE
- a CDS encoding polyprenyl synthetase family protein, which codes for MFDIVQNDLVTLETELLSVVQSPVKLISDIGTHLTQAGGKRLRPALYLLCAKSRAEADTAERAIPMAVAIELIHMATLVHDDVIDEAATRRGQITANARWGNHSSVLAGDYLFAKAFSLISGLVNNNMLKILAEVICSMCEGEIIQNKDIYNPQQTEAEYLVRIAKKTADFLAASCVLGGMTAEITETELAALRCYGYSLGMAFQITDDILDVTASSEQLGKPAGNDLRQGIVTLPVIYALQHSADQEELRSIVTERNMLDGQVARGLEIIHGTKAVEYCYSRVDDYLNEARQCLPVSLPEEIRTTLVTIANYVGLRNY
- a CDS encoding Sec-independent protein translocase subunit TatA/TatB → MFNIGMTELILILVIALVVFGPGKLPEVGKALGKGIQEFRKATSGELTKEETKPEVKAEEKK
- the tatC gene encoding twin-arginine translocase subunit TatC, which produces MTSIESKEEETTVVSSNIGEMSLVDHLQELRKRIIISLIAVGITSTVSYFYAEKLVNFIAAPAGKLYFMNPAEVFFTYLKVSFFAGFLAALPVVLYQLWAFIVPALTRTERALSFILIPSSVVLFFAGVVFSYFFALPAGLNFFLGFATENLQPMFSLGEYLSFVISFLLPFGFVFELPLFILVLAKLGIIGSAFLKAKRKVVLVLVFVIGAVISPTPDVFSQTMIAVPMLLLYELSIFMVKYLLRK